In Alphaproteobacteria bacterium, a genomic segment contains:
- a CDS encoding molybdopterin-dependent oxidoreductase produces the protein MGPRRASWAGHDPAAHAHRSLVWRRRSLRNDRGFQERALVLRRRQARRDAEFLHPGFPGLDFRSAGYTWTADARPDFRRPRRRHDRRQGIDAGGRLSALRRSADRQGSAAAPRRRVTLTSTHWGVYRTRTGDDGVPALTPFERDRNPSSIGLGMVEAAMGPARVRRPAIRKGWLKHGPASRDGRGAEPFVEVPWDEALDIVADTLRATIAKYGNGAIYGGSYGWSSAGRFHHAQSQIHRFLNTLGGYVAHRDSYSLGAGRVILPRILAPLGALNRDASAWAGLDGNCRLFVAFGGLPIKNAQVNSGGVGDHDAADWIARLARSGTKFVNISPLRGDLSAAAAEWLPLRPGSDTAVMLALAYEIVAAGKHDAAFLATHCAGAERYLAYLRGETDGVPKCAEWAAAISEIPAARIRTLALEMAATRTMIAASWSLQRAWNGEQPYWAAICLAAVLGQIGLQGGGIGFGYAAINGVGHRSTGFAGPTLPQGKNAIDDFIPVARIADMLLDPGGEYDYDGARRRYPDIKLVYWAGGNVFHHHQDINRLIAAWRRPETTIVHEQFWTAHARHCDIVLPATVPLERDDIGGANDDSYLIAMKRAMAPAGEARDDYAIFADLAARLGTADAFTEGRDAGAWLRHLYAECRAVHPYLPAFDEFWKTDFVELPPRSPQRTMFDAFRADPVGAKLATPSGKIELYSETIAGYGYADFPGHPHWRAPEEWLGAASTYPLHMLSNQPATRLHSQYDPGGVSRAAKISGREPISISPADAAARGIVAGDIVRVFNARGSFLAGARIDDGLRPGVVVIATGAWYDPLERGVIGTLDVHGNPNVATADRPASRLSQGCAAQTALVEVEKYEGAVPPVRAFDPPDFASRD, from the coding sequence ATGGGACCGCGTCGCGCGTCTTGGGCCGGACACGATCCTGCTGCGCACGCGCACCGATCGCTGGTTTGGCGTCGGCGATCGCTTCGAAACGACCGAGGTTTCCAAGAACGCGCATTGGTTCTGCGCCGACGACAAGCCCGCCGTGATGCTGAATTTCTACATCCTGGGTTTCCAGGATTGGACTTTCGATCCGCCGGGTACACGTGGACGGCGGATGCTCGACCCGACTTTCGGCGTCCAAGGCGACGGCATGATCGTCGCCAAGGAATTGACGCTGGAGGAAGGCTATCTGCGCTTCGGCGATCTGCCGATCGACAAGGTTCCGCTGCCGCGCCGCGCCGTCGCGTGACGCTGACCTCGACGCATTGGGGCGTCTATCGGACCCGTACAGGGGACGATGGCGTGCCGGCGCTGACCCCGTTCGAGCGCGACCGTAACCCGTCGTCCATCGGCCTCGGCATGGTCGAGGCCGCCATGGGGCCGGCGCGGGTACGCCGGCCGGCGATCCGTAAAGGCTGGCTCAAGCACGGGCCCGCGAGCCGCGACGGACGCGGCGCCGAACCCTTCGTCGAAGTGCCGTGGGACGAAGCGCTCGATATCGTCGCAGACACGCTACGCGCGACGATCGCCAAGTACGGCAACGGCGCGATCTATGGCGGCTCCTATGGCTGGTCGAGCGCAGGGCGTTTCCATCACGCCCAAAGCCAGATCCATCGGTTCCTCAATACGCTCGGCGGCTACGTCGCGCATCGTGACAGCTACAGCCTGGGGGCGGGGCGCGTAATTCTGCCGCGTATCCTGGCGCCGCTGGGTGCTTTGAACCGCGACGCGTCCGCCTGGGCCGGGCTCGACGGCAATTGCCGGTTGTTCGTCGCTTTCGGCGGCTTGCCGATCAAGAATGCGCAGGTCAATTCCGGTGGGGTCGGCGATCACGATGCGGCCGATTGGATCGCGCGCCTGGCGCGATCCGGCACGAAGTTCGTCAACATCTCGCCGTTGCGCGGTGATCTTTCCGCCGCCGCCGCCGAATGGCTTCCCTTGCGCCCCGGCAGCGACACGGCGGTGATGCTCGCTTTGGCGTACGAAATCGTCGCGGCCGGGAAGCACGACGCGGCATTCCTCGCCACGCATTGCGCAGGGGCCGAGCGCTATCTCGCCTATCTGCGCGGCGAGACCGACGGCGTGCCGAAATGCGCGGAATGGGCGGCGGCGATTTCCGAAATTCCAGCCGCGCGCATTCGCACATTGGCGCTGGAGATGGCGGCGACGCGCACGATGATCGCGGCGAGTTGGTCGTTGCAGCGCGCCTGGAACGGCGAGCAACCCTATTGGGCCGCGATCTGCCTTGCGGCCGTGCTGGGACAAATCGGGTTGCAGGGCGGCGGGATCGGCTTCGGCTACGCCGCGATCAACGGTGTGGGCCATCGCTCGACCGGTTTCGCCGGCCCGACCTTGCCGCAAGGCAAGAACGCGATCGACGATTTCATTCCCGTCGCGCGCATCGCCGACATGCTGCTCGATCCCGGCGGCGAATACGATTATGACGGCGCGCGCCGGCGCTATCCCGACATCAAGCTCGTCTATTGGGCGGGCGGAAATGTTTTCCACCATCATCAGGACATCAATCGCCTGATCGCGGCGTGGCGCCGGCCCGAAACGACGATCGTGCACGAGCAATTTTGGACGGCGCATGCGCGCCATTGCGATATCGTGCTGCCCGCGACCGTGCCACTGGAGCGCGACGATATCGGCGGCGCCAACGACGATTCCTATCTGATCGCGATGAAGCGCGCGATGGCGCCGGCGGGCGAAGCGCGCGACGATTACGCGATCTTCGCCGATCTGGCGGCGCGGCTGGGCACGGCCGACGCGTTCACCGAAGGCCGCGACGCGGGCGCATGGCTGCGCCATCTCTATGCCGAATGCCGCGCCGTACATCCGTATTTGCCGGCGTTCGACGAATTCTGGAAAACCGATTTCGTCGAGTTGCCGCCGCGCTCGCCCCAGCGCACGATGTTCGACGCGTTCCGCGCCGATCCCGTCGGCGCCAAGCTCGCCACGCCGTCGGGAAAGATCGAACTCTATTCCGAGACCATCGCCGGTTACGGCTACGCCGATTTTCCCGGCCATCCGCATTGGCGCGCGCCGGAAGAATGGCTCGGCGCCGCGTCGACCTATCCGTTGCACATGTTGTCGAATCAACCCGCGACGCGGCTGCACAGCCAATACGATCCGGGCGGCGTCAGCCGCGCTGCCAAGATTTCGGGCCGCGAACCGATTTCGATATCACCGGCGGATGCGGCCGCGCGCGGTATCGTTGCGGGCGATATCGTGCGCGTGTTCAATGCGCGCGGAAGCTTTTTGGCGGGTGCCCGGATCGACGACGGTTTGCGGCCGGGCGTCGTCGTGATCGCGACCGGCGCTTGGTACGATCCGCTGGAACGTGGGGTCATTGGCACGCTCGATGTGCACGGCAACCCCAACGTCGCGACCGCAGACCGGCCGGCGTCGCGCCTGTCGCAAGGCTGCGCCGCGCAGACTGCCTTGGTCGAGGTCGAAAAATACGAAGGCGCGGTCCCGCCGGTCCGCGCCTTCGATCCGCCCGACTTTGCGTCGCGCGATTAG
- a CDS encoding Rieske 2Fe-2S domain-containing protein, with protein MSTEETRWARGPYRGYDVRLPAEPDLELTQVDAGTPGGEYHRRFWFPVALASQLGKFPVPIRILGEDLVVFRDGEGRVGLVHKACAHRRASLEFGRIEQRGIRCCYHGWHFDVDGTILETPGEPPTSNICNSISQPAYPTREVKGLIFAYMGPPDQVPEFPYLDSFDLPDHELIPYSIHSPCNWLQETENAIDPFHSVFLHGRVNGPQFPGLEHFVELPVVNYVQRDGAIVYSHARRVGDLVMLRFHDYLMPNLAQNGGMFQKFEAPRFFGRTSLTKWVVPIDNTNSRKFGWRHFNNKDEVLRLGNRDDVGWEKVDFYGQTAHRSMEKRQSDPGDWDVWVSQGPIAIHSREYLGKTDEGIAMLRRKLRRDIRTVARGEKIAQIAGTAQNPFPTYGGDTVLRVAKSNDDEGLMKLLQKQVAEIYFAHDHLLGEERSAKIKAALGEAFPDSKT; from the coding sequence ATGAGCACCGAAGAAACCCGTTGGGCGCGCGGCCCCTATCGTGGTTACGATGTCCGCTTGCCGGCCGAGCCCGATCTCGAATTGACGCAGGTCGACGCCGGCACGCCGGGCGGCGAATATCATCGCCGCTTCTGGTTCCCCGTGGCGCTCGCCTCGCAGCTCGGCAAGTTCCCCGTGCCGATCCGTATTCTGGGCGAAGATCTGGTCGTGTTCCGCGACGGCGAAGGCCGTGTGGGCCTCGTCCATAAGGCGTGCGCGCATCGGCGCGCGTCGCTCGAATTCGGGCGCATCGAACAGCGCGGCATTCGCTGCTGCTATCACGGCTGGCATTTCGACGTCGACGGCACGATCCTGGAAACGCCGGGCGAACCGCCGACCAGCAATATCTGCAATTCGATCAGTCAGCCCGCCTATCCGACGCGCGAAGTGAAGGGACTGATCTTCGCCTATATGGGCCCGCCCGATCAGGTGCCGGAGTTCCCGTATTTGGATTCATTCGATCTGCCCGATCACGAGTTGATCCCCTACTCGATCCATTCGCCGTGCAACTGGCTGCAGGAAACCGAGAACGCGATCGATCCGTTCCATTCGGTGTTCCTGCACGGGCGCGTCAACGGCCCGCAATTCCCCGGCCTCGAACATTTCGTCGAATTGCCGGTCGTAAACTACGTGCAGCGCGACGGCGCCATCGTCTACAGCCATGCGCGGCGCGTGGGCGATCTGGTGATGCTGCGCTTCCACGATTATCTGATGCCGAACCTCGCCCAGAACGGCGGCATGTTCCAGAAATTCGAGGCGCCACGCTTCTTCGGCCGTACCAGTCTGACGAAATGGGTCGTGCCGATCGACAACACCAACAGCCGGAAATTCGGCTGGCGCCACTTCAACAACAAGGACGAAGTGCTGCGCCTGGGCAATCGCGACGATGTGGGCTGGGAGAAGGTCGATTTCTACGGCCAGACCGCGCATCGCTCGATGGAAAAGCGCCAAAGCGATCCCGGCGATTGGGACGTGTGGGTCAGCCAAGGCCCGATCGCGATCCATTCGCGCGAGTATCTCGGCAAGACCGACGAGGGCATCGCGATGCTGCGCCGAAAGCTGCGCCGCGACATCCGTACCGTCGCGCGCGGCGAGAAGATCGCGCAAATCGCCGGCACGGCGCAGAACCCCTTCCCGACCTATGGCGGCGATACGGTGCTGCGTGTGGCAAAGTCGAACGACGACGAAGGCCTGATGAAGTTGTTGCAAAAGCAGGTCGCCGAAATCTACTTCGCCCACGACCATCTACTGGGCGAGGAACGCAGCGCCAAAATCAAGGCGGCGTTGGGCGAGGCTTTCCCGGACTCGAAAACCTAA
- a CDS encoding polysaccharide deacetylase family protein, with protein MTYARDLIGYANKRPDAQWPNKARIAINIVLNYEEGSEYSIPDGDPNSETQLLEATPSMPPGVRDLNAESVYEFGSRVGFWRILRILDEYKLPATVFGCALALERNPEAVAAIKAAGYDVCSHGWRWIKHWLLDEATEREHIKRAVASLKASFGERPLGWYCRTGPSVNTRKLLLEDGGFVYDSDSYADELPYWNREYGKPHLVIPYSIDTNDTKFANPAGFGNGEEFFSYLKDSFDCLYREGNAMMSVGVHFRLAGRPGRAEAFRRFLDYARGHDHVWFCRRIDIAKHWIAKHPASGANS; from the coding sequence ATGACCTATGCCCGCGATCTGATCGGCTACGCAAATAAGCGGCCGGACGCGCAATGGCCGAACAAGGCACGTATCGCGATCAATATCGTCCTCAATTACGAAGAAGGCTCCGAATACTCGATCCCCGACGGCGATCCGAATTCGGAAACGCAGTTGCTGGAAGCCACACCGTCGATGCCGCCCGGTGTGCGCGACCTCAACGCGGAATCGGTCTACGAGTTCGGCAGCCGCGTGGGCTTCTGGCGCATCCTGCGCATCCTCGACGAATACAAACTGCCCGCGACCGTGTTCGGCTGCGCGCTGGCGCTGGAACGCAATCCGGAAGCCGTCGCCGCGATCAAAGCGGCGGGCTACGACGTTTGCAGCCATGGCTGGCGCTGGATCAAGCATTGGCTGCTCGATGAGGCGACCGAGCGCGAGCATATCAAGCGCGCCGTCGCGTCGCTGAAAGCCTCGTTCGGCGAACGCCCGCTCGGCTGGTATTGCCGCACGGGCCCGTCGGTCAACACGCGCAAGCTGCTGCTCGAAGACGGCGGCTTCGTCTACGACAGCGATTCCTACGCCGACGAGTTGCCCTATTGGAACCGCGAATACGGCAAGCCGCATCTCGTGATTCCCTATTCGATCGACACCAACGACACGAAGTTCGCCAACCCGGCGGGGTTCGGCAACGGCGAGGAGTTCTTCAGCTATCTCAAGGACAGCTTCGATTGCCTCTATCGCGAGGGCAACGCGATGATGTCGGTCGGCGTGCATTTCCGCTTGGCCGGGCGGCCGGGCCGCGCCGAAGCCTTCCGCCGTTTCCTCGACTACGCGCGCGGCCACGACCATGTCTGGTTCTGCCGCCGCATCGATATCGCCAAGCATTGGATCGCCAAGCATCCGGCGTCAGGAGCCAATTCATGA
- a CDS encoding ureidoglycolate lyase — translation MIRLVAERLTSEAFAPFGFVREIPKGGLREGPFAPFGDDRPNAKVNATLISCPARQGPRAIRDIERHLHGSQFFIPLGGELSLVVFPGGDTPDLANGRAFIASPNQAFGYHKGVWHAGVAAVAQESSVASLLSRDGTSADVDERKLAEAIEVVFP, via the coding sequence GTGATCCGCCTCGTCGCCGAACGATTGACGTCGGAGGCGTTTGCGCCGTTCGGCTTCGTGCGCGAAATCCCGAAAGGCGGTTTGCGCGAAGGCCCGTTCGCCCCCTTCGGCGACGATCGCCCGAACGCGAAGGTCAACGCGACGCTGATCTCCTGCCCCGCGCGCCAGGGCCCGCGCGCGATCCGCGATATCGAGCGGCATCTGCACGGCTCGCAGTTTTTCATTCCGCTCGGCGGCGAACTCTCGCTGGTCGTGTTTCCCGGCGGCGATACGCCCGACCTCGCCAATGGCCGCGCCTTCATTGCCTCCCCCAACCAAGCCTTCGGCTATCACAAGGGCGTGTGGCATGCGGGCGTGGCGGCGGTAGCGCAGGAATCGTCGGTCGCCTCGCTGCTCAGCCGCGATGGCACCAGCGCCGATGTCGACGAACGCAAACTCGCCGAAGCGATCGAAGTGGTGTTCCCATGA
- a CDS encoding MmgE/PrpD family protein, with protein MNPIGPVLAAWASKLRFEDLPAAVVADCKYRLLDTLGIAIAAIPLPIGVTIRKAAHALGTGSEATALGESGVKFSAATAALVNGTLAHAMDFDDTHNESVMHPSAPTVAAVLAAGEAAGSNGREMIVGIAIGNELGCRLGLAAPGAFHGVGLHPTSVLGTPAAAAAAGRLFGLTPEQIACAFGVTASQGSGVLEAYADGTWSKTFHPGWAAHAGIIAARLAQNGFTGPATAFDGRYGLFHALLPADTKFDFDTTIRDLGKHWVTLQTAYKLYPCAHSIHAFIEGAARLKATHKVANADIASVTLTVPEGFIGQIAEPRAAKLAPRTSTHARASLFYAVAATLTDGALINAHYEGEAYKRADILGLAQKIVHVPAKIDGAIKFDGTVEIALADGRKLSTYVEEADGTGTRMLTPARVVAKFRETVKDVLPPAKIDRLIATIENLEALPNARALMEMTA; from the coding sequence TTGAACCCGATCGGTCCCGTTCTGGCGGCGTGGGCGTCGAAGCTGCGCTTCGAAGACTTGCCCGCCGCCGTCGTCGCCGATTGCAAATACCGGCTGCTCGACACGCTGGGCATCGCCATCGCCGCGATCCCGCTGCCGATCGGCGTGACGATCCGCAAAGCCGCGCACGCACTCGGCACCGGATCGGAAGCGACGGCCTTGGGCGAAAGCGGCGTGAAATTCTCCGCCGCGACGGCCGCGTTGGTGAACGGCACGCTCGCCCATGCAATGGATTTCGACGACACGCATAACGAATCCGTGATGCACCCGAGTGCGCCGACGGTCGCGGCGGTACTGGCGGCGGGCGAGGCCGCCGGCTCGAACGGGCGCGAGATGATCGTGGGCATCGCCATCGGCAACGAACTTGGCTGCCGCTTGGGCCTCGCCGCCCCGGGCGCCTTCCATGGCGTGGGTTTGCACCCGACCAGCGTATTGGGCACACCCGCCGCCGCCGCCGCCGCCGGGCGCTTGTTCGGCCTGACGCCCGAACAGATCGCCTGCGCCTTCGGTGTGACGGCGAGCCAGGGTTCCGGCGTGCTCGAAGCCTATGCCGACGGAACCTGGTCGAAGACCTTCCATCCCGGCTGGGCGGCGCATGCCGGCATCATCGCCGCGCGCTTGGCGCAGAACGGCTTCACCGGCCCCGCGACCGCGTTCGACGGCCGCTACGGCTTGTTCCATGCGCTGCTGCCCGCCGACACGAAGTTCGATTTCGATACGACGATCCGCGATCTCGGCAAACATTGGGTGACTTTGCAAACGGCGTACAAGCTGTACCCCTGCGCCCATTCGATCCACGCTTTCATCGAAGGAGCGGCACGCCTCAAAGCCACGCATAAAGTCGCCAATGCCGATATCGCGTCGGTCACGCTGACTGTGCCCGAGGGTTTCATCGGCCAGATCGCCGAGCCACGCGCGGCGAAGCTCGCCCCCCGTACGTCCACCCATGCGCGCGCCAGCCTGTTCTACGCGGTCGCCGCGACGCTGACCGACGGCGCGTTGATCAACGCGCATTACGAAGGCGAGGCCTATAAGCGCGCCGATATCCTGGGCTTGGCGCAGAAGATCGTTCATGTGCCCGCGAAGATCGACGGCGCCATCAAATTCGACGGCACGGTCGAGATTGCGCTCGCCGACGGGCGAAAACTTTCGACCTATGTCGAGGAGGCTGACGGCACGGGCACGCGGATGCTCACACCTGCGCGCGTCGTCGCCAAGTTCCGCGAGACGGTGAAGGACGTGCTGCCGCCGGCGAAAATCGATCGTCTTATCGCGACGATCGAGAATCTCGAAGCCCTGCCGAATGCGCGCGCGTTGATGGAGATGACCGCGTGA
- a CDS encoding isopenicillin N synthase family oxygenase: protein MGATAEKMDARARGVPVIDIAPFIDGSDKLGVARAVAKACEEVGFFCVSGHGIDAKLTDKAFAVSRDFFDQPTEIKMKSKPVGEVAPRGYAAMESKGLGATLNLNVPKDLREQFMLGTLAPIVPALKDVEAAQGCYAPNVWPETPAEYKPVFTELYRAFETLADTLMRIFALGLDLPENYFRDKIDHHFSVLGSNHYPPLEAPPLPGQLRTGEHTDFGSLTILLPTAGPGGLQVKLADGTWSDVQPIPGALIINLGDMMARWTNDRWRSTLHRVANPPDLKAAMSRRQSIAFFCHPNYDAEITCIESCTGPGNPPKYPSILAGEHMRMKMVKR, encoded by the coding sequence ATGGGAGCGACGGCTGAGAAAATGGATGCCCGCGCGCGCGGCGTGCCGGTCATCGATATCGCGCCCTTCATCGACGGCAGCGACAAGTTGGGTGTGGCGCGCGCCGTCGCCAAAGCCTGCGAGGAAGTCGGCTTCTTCTGCGTCTCCGGCCACGGGATCGACGCGAAGCTGACCGACAAGGCTTTCGCCGTGTCGCGCGACTTCTTCGACCAGCCGACCGAAATCAAGATGAAGTCGAAGCCGGTCGGCGAAGTCGCCCCGCGCGGCTATGCAGCGATGGAATCCAAGGGCCTCGGCGCCACGCTGAATTTGAACGTGCCGAAAGATTTGCGCGAGCAGTTCATGCTGGGCACGTTGGCACCGATCGTTCCCGCATTGAAGGACGTGGAAGCCGCGCAAGGCTGCTACGCGCCCAATGTCTGGCCGGAAACGCCCGCCGAGTACAAGCCGGTGTTCACCGAGCTTTATCGCGCGTTCGAAACCCTCGCTGATACGCTGATGCGGATTTTCGCCCTCGGCCTCGATCTGCCGGAAAATTATTTCCGCGACAAGATCGACCATCATTTCAGCGTGCTCGGTTCGAACCATTATCCGCCGTTGGAAGCCCCGCCTTTGCCGGGTCAGTTGCGCACCGGCGAACATACGGATTTCGGCAGCCTGACGATCCTGTTGCCGACCGCCGGCCCCGGCGGCTTGCAGGTGAAACTCGCCGACGGCACGTGGAGCGACGTGCAGCCGATCCCCGGCGCTCTGATCATCAATCTCGGCGACATGATGGCGCGCTGGACCAACGATCGCTGGCGCTCGACGCTACATCGCGTGGCGAACCCGCCGGACCTCAAGGCCGCGATGAGCCGGCGCCAATCGATCGCCTTCTTCTGCCATCCGAATTACGACGCCGAGATCACGTGCATCGAAAGCTGCACCGGCCCCGGCAATCCGCCGAAATACCCGTCGATCCTGGCGGGCGAGCATATGCGCATGAAGATGGTGAAGCGTTGA
- a CDS encoding ABC transporter ATP-binding protein: MSSVSLNGVSKTYAGVTALRPIDLEIPQGEFLTLLGPSGCGKTTTLRLIAGFIEPSTGRILFGGDDVTDLPPQKREIGMVFQDYALFPHMTIGDNIGFALAERGLPKADIAKRVKELLELIRLPSVENRYPTQLSGGQQQRVAVARAVAHSPRVLLMDEPLGALDLKLREAMQNEISAIHRTLKITTVYVTHDQTEAMSMSDRIAVMNDGIIEQMGTASEIYERPATRFVADFVGQINLLDGAAHGTENGLLAVTVAGTILRVPDTGASGTVSIGVRPEQMSLIGAGVPVPAGHNAIAGIVKSRMFAGNRIRLEIDAGTAKPIAIEAHPNTPTVEPGAAVRAVWKPEHSVLLTR, from the coding sequence ATGTCCAGCGTATCGCTCAATGGCGTATCGAAGACCTACGCGGGCGTCACCGCCTTGCGCCCGATCGACTTGGAGATACCGCAAGGCGAGTTCCTGACGCTGCTCGGGCCCTCTGGCTGCGGCAAGACGACGACATTGCGTTTGATCGCGGGCTTCATCGAGCCGAGCACGGGCCGCATCCTGTTCGGCGGCGACGACGTGACCGACTTACCGCCCCAGAAGCGCGAGATCGGCATGGTCTTCCAGGACTACGCGCTGTTTCCGCATATGACCATCGGCGACAATATCGGCTTCGCGCTCGCCGAGCGTGGCCTGCCAAAAGCCGATATCGCCAAGCGCGTGAAGGAGCTTCTCGAGCTTATCCGCCTGCCGAGCGTCGAAAACCGCTATCCCACGCAATTGTCCGGCGGACAGCAGCAGCGCGTGGCCGTCGCGCGCGCGGTGGCGCATTCGCCGCGCGTGCTGCTGATGGACGAGCCGCTCGGTGCGCTCGACCTCAAACTTCGCGAGGCGATGCAGAACGAGATCAGCGCCATCCATCGCACGTTGAAGATCACGACCGTCTACGTGACGCACGACCAGACCGAAGCGATGAGCATGTCGGATCGCATCGCGGTGATGAACGACGGCATCATCGAACAGATGGGCACGGCGAGCGAAATCTACGAACGCCCCGCCACGCGCTTCGTCGCGGACTTCGTCGGGCAGATCAATCTGCTCGACGGGGCCGCGCACGGCACCGAGAACGGCCTGCTGGCCGTGACGGTCGCGGGCACGATTTTGCGCGTACCCGACACGGGCGCTTCGGGCACCGTTTCGATCGGCGTGCGGCCGGAGCAAATGTCGCTGATCGGTGCGGGCGTTCCGGTGCCCGCGGGCCACAACGCCATCGCGGGGATCGTCAAAAGCCGGATGTTCGCCGGCAACCGCATCCGGTTGGAGATCGACGCAGGGACCGCGAAGCCGATCGCCATCGAAGCGCATCCCAACACGCCCACGGTCGAACCCGGGGCCGCGGTGCGCGCCGTGTGGAAACCCGAACATTCCGTTTTGCTGACGCGCTGA